In the genome of Denticeps clupeoides chromosome 13, fDenClu1.1, whole genome shotgun sequence, one region contains:
- the ccnp gene encoding cyclin-P codes for MAQTGFCDSKALLDLHKKPEERRVPLRTWANSCLPKERCPPAESMERWEMVPKAEQDSKWVRKVPLSAEEGIILDYAQMNTTHADGPKEEAMLRCLHGLQDLRILVPSLLRHEMELAMDKLGLIYDRTYAWDIFSDMMRSQLRDTFPSADLPNPFTENTRAILVDWLIQVHEVFHFSEESLYLAVHLLNRCLRQIKVSVASLQLLGVVCLFVAGKKEECLLPEVSELCYLMENAYTKHQLLRMERRVLCGLKFNLSHCPPLHFLLLSASIARCSNKMVWMARYLLELSLLEGQCVMFLPVQLAGAALRLARLVLQEPSTPESEAAWCISSTIHVGSEATLLKIMQILAVAAARARTRETRATYIKFSTADTMCVSHHPALKGAPCLLGLTSMQT; via the exons ATGGCTCAAACCGGGTTCTGCGATTCCAAGGCCCTGTTGGACCTACACAAGAAG CCAGAGGAGAGACGTGTCCCTCTGAGGACTTGGGCCAACTCGTGTTTACCAAAGGAGCGATGCCCACCGGCTGAAAGCATGGAGCGCTGGGAGATGGTGCCCAAAGCTGAGCAGGACAGCAAATGG GTTCGGAAGGTGCCTTTGTCTGCAGAAGAAGGCATCATCTTGGATTATGCGCAGATGAATACCACACATGCCG ATGGGCCCAAGGAGGAGGCCATGTTGCGCTGCCTGCACGGCCTTCAGGACCTGCGAATTCTGGTGCCCAGTTTACTGAGGCACGAGATGGAACTGGCTATGGACAAACTGGGCCTCATCTATGACCGAACGTATGCCTGGGATATTTTTTCAGACATGATG AGGAGTCAGTTGCGGGACACCTTCCCCAGTGCAGATCTGCCCAACCCCTTTACCGAGAACACTCGTGCCATCTTGGTAGACTGGCTAATACAGGTGCAT GAGGTCTTCCACTTCTCTGAAGAGTCCCTGTACTTGGCAGTTCACCTGCTCAACCGTTGCCTCCGGCAGATAAAAGTCTCCGTCGCCAGTCTACAGCTCCTGGGTGTGGTCTGTCTCTTTGTGGCTGGCAAAAAAGAGGAGTGTCTTCTTCCTGAG GTATCGGAGCTCTGTTACTTGATGGAGAATGCCTACACCAAGCACCAGCTGCTGCGGATGGAGCGCCGCGTTCTCTGCGGCCTGAAGTTCAATCTGTCGCACTGCCCCCCTCTGCACTTCCTGCTGCTCTCTGCCTCCATTGCGCGATGCAGCAACAAG ATGGTGTGGATGGCTCGGTACCTTCTGGAGTTGTCTCTTCTGGAAGGTCAGTGTGTAATGTTCCTACCAGTCCAGCTGGCTGGAGCTGCCCTCCGTCTTGCCCGATTGGTGCTTCAAGAGCCATCCACTCCAGAGAGCGAGGCTGCTTGGTGCATCAGCTCTACTATCCACGTGGGCAG CGAGGCGACTCTCCTGAAGATCATGCAGATCCTCGCAGTTGCAGCGGCGAGGGCCCGGACCAGAGAGACCAGAGCTACCTACATCAAATTTTCCACAGCAGATACCATGTGCGTCAGCCACCACCCGGCTCTGAAGGGTGCCCCGTGTTTGCTTGGGTTGACAAGTATGCAGACGTGA
- the vaspb gene encoding vasodilator-stimulated phosphoprotein isoform X2 produces the protein MSESSICQARATVMIYDDAGKKWVPAGTGPQSFSRVQIYHNPTNNAFRVVGRKMQADQQVVINCPIVKGLKYNQATPSFHQWRDARQVWGLNFGSKEDATLFANGMTHALDVLGSVPDAGYSTLTRPVSNGPSPEEIEQRRLEQQRLEQQERERQERERLERERQERERQAAAMVPPAPPLSLGGPPAPPGPPPPPGPPPSGPPPPPGPPPSGGPPPPPAPPLPSSGGGGGGGDGGGGGLAAALAGAKLRKVAKTEESAPAAPAAAAKPDLSRTSASLPSGGGGGGGGGGGGGGLMGEMSAILARRRKAADKGEKAPPKMEEPSNVNDDSDAQGQNEMLRRPWEKTSTIPRMRGGSQMNTETESSGEESDMERLKQELLEEVRKELQKVKDEIIGAFIQELQKRGST, from the exons ATGAG CGAGTCCAGCATCTGCCAGGCGAGAGCCACGGTGATGATTTATGATGACGCCGGTAAGAAGTGGGTCCCGGCAGGAACGGGTCCACAGTCCTTCAGCAGGGTGCAGATCTACCACAACCCCaccaacaatgccttcagagtGGTGGGCCGCAAGATGCAGGCAGACCAGCAG GTGGTGATCAACTGCCCAATTGTGAAGGGTCTAAAGTACAACCAGGCCACACCCAGTTTCCACCAATGGCGTGACGCTCGGCAAGTGTGGGGCCTCAACTTTGGGAGTAAAGAGGACGCCACCCTCTTTGCCAACGGGATGACTCATGCCCTGGATGTGCTGGGTTCGGTGCCAGATGCAG GTTACTCGACACTCACACGCCCGGTCTCAAACGGACCTTCTCCAGAGGAAATTGAACAGCGGAG ATTGGAGCAACAGAggctggagcagcaggagagagaacggCAAGAGAGGGAGCGACTGGAGCGAGAaagacaggagagagagaggcaggctGCTGCCA TGGTTCCACCTGCTCCTCCACTTAGCCTTGGAGGTCCCCCAGCCCCTCCAggtcctccaccaccacctggtCCACCACCAtcaggtcctcctcctcctcctggtccccCTCCTTCTGGTGGTCCACCTCCGCCTCCTGCCCCACCTTTGCCTTCTtctggagggggtggaggtggcggtgatggaggaggaggtgggctGGCTGCCGCTCTGGCTGGAGCCAAACTTCGAAAGGTGGCTAAA ACAGAAGAAAGTGCCCCTGCGGCTCCTGCTGCCGCTGCCAAGCCTGATCTCAGCCGCACCAGTGCTTCGCTGCCgagtggcggcggcggtggcggcggcggtggtggcggGGGCGGAGGCCTGATGGGAGAGATGAGCGCCATCCTGGCAAGACG GAGAAAGGCCGCAGACAAGGGAGAGAAGGCCCCGCCAAAGATGGAGGAGCccagtaatgtaaat GATGATTCTGATGCACAAGGCCAAAATG AAATGCTGAGGAGGCCTTGGGAGAAGACTTCCACTATTCCCAG AATGAGAGGTGGAAGCCAAATGAACACAGAGACTGAGAGTAGCGGTGAGGAGTCAGACATGGAGCGGCTTAAACAG GAGTTGTTGGAGGAGGTGAGAAAGGAACTGCAGAAAGTCAAAGATGAGATCATTGGAG CGTTCATTCAGGAATTACAGAAGAGAGGCTCCACATAG
- the akt2 gene encoding RAC-beta serine/threonine-protein kinase isoform X2, which translates to MNEVSVVREGWLHKRGEYIKTWRPRYFILKSDGSFIGYKEKPETSDHGLPPLNNFSVAECQLMKTERPRPNTFVIRCLQWTTVIERTFHVDSNAEREEWIRAIQAVANGLKSQEEPMDITFGSPSDSSGFESMEAAISKSRTKVTMSDFDYLKLLGKGTFGKVILVKEKATGMYYAMKILRKEVIIAKDEVAHTVTESRVLQNTRHPFLTTLKYAFQTHDRLCFVMEYANGGELFFHLSRDRVFSEDRARFYGAEIVSALEYLHSRDVVYRDLKLENLMLDKDGHIKITDFGLCKEGITNEATMKTFCGTPEYLAPEVLEDNDYGRAVDWWGLGVVMYEMMCGRLPFYNQDHERLFELILMEEIRFPRNLSPEAKALLAGLLKKDPKQR; encoded by the exons ATGAACGAGGTCAGCGTGGTTAGAGAGGGCTGGCTCCATAAGAGAG GTGAATATATTAAGACCTGGAGGCCGCGATATTTTATCCTGAAGAGTGATGGCTCATTCATTGGCTACAAAGAGAAGCCTGAAACATCTGATCATGGCTTACCACCCCTTAACAACTTCTCAGTGGCGG AGTGCCAGCTCATGAAGACAGAGCGGCCTAGGCCAAACACGTTTGTCATTCGTTGTCTGCAGTGGACCACAGTTATTGAGCGCACCTTTCACGTGGACAGCAATGCGGAGAG AGAGGAGTGGATACGAGCAATACAAGCGGTGGCCAATGGCCTCAAGTCTCAGGAGGAGCCCATGGACATCACCTTTGGCTCCCCCAGTGACAGCAGTGGCTTTGAAAGCATGGAGGCAGCCATCTCTAAATCTCGCACCAAAGTG acaATGAGCGACTTTGACTACCTGAAGCTACTGGGAAAAGGCACATTTGGGAAGGTTATTCTGGTCAAGGAGAAGGCCACCGGCATGTATTACGCAATGAAAATCTTACGCAAGGAAGTCATTATCGCTAAG GACGAAGTGGCACACACAGTAACGGAAAGCAGAGTCCTGCAGAACACAAGGCATCCTTTCCTCACG ACACTAAAGTATGCCTTCCAAACTCACGATCGCCTTTGTTTTGTGATGGAGTATGCCAACGGTGGAGAG CTCTTCTTTCACTTGTCAAGAGATCGAGTGTTTTCGGAGGACAGAGCACGCTTCTACGGTGCTGAGATTGTGTCTGCACTGGAGTATTTGCATTCACGTGATGTGGTCTACAGGGACCTTAAG CTGGAGAATCTCATGCTGGACAAAGATGGCCACATCAAGATAACAGACTTTGGGCTTTGCAAAGAAGGCATCACAAACGAAGCCACAATGAAGACCTTCTGTGGCACCCCAGAATACCTTGCGCCAGAG GTGCTGGAAGATAATGACTATGGCCGTGCAGTGGACTGGTGGGGACTGGGTGTTGTCATGTATGAGATGATGTGTGGCCGGTTACCCTTCTACAACCAGGACCATGAGCGTCTGTTTGAGCTCATCCTCATGGAGGAGATCCGCTTTCCCAGGAATCTGTCACCAGAAGCCAAAGCCCTACTGGCAGGTCTGCTGAAGAAAGACCCCAAGCAGAGGTGA
- the akt2 gene encoding RAC-beta serine/threonine-protein kinase isoform X1 produces the protein MNEVSVVREGWLHKRGEYIKTWRPRYFILKSDGSFIGYKEKPETSDHGLPPLNNFSVAECQLMKTERPRPNTFVIRCLQWTTVIERTFHVDSNAEREEWIRAIQAVANGLKSQEEPMDITFGSPSDSSGFESMEAAISKSRTKVTMSDFDYLKLLGKGTFGKVILVKEKATGMYYAMKILRKEVIIAKDEVAHTVTESRVLQNTRHPFLTTLKYAFQTHDRLCFVMEYANGGELFFHLSRDRVFSEDRARFYGAEIVSALEYLHSRDVVYRDLKLENLMLDKDGHIKITDFGLCKEGITNEATMKTFCGTPEYLAPEVLEDNDYGRAVDWWGLGVVMYEMMCGRLPFYNQDHERLFELILMEEIRFPRNLSPEAKALLAGLLKKDPKQRLGGSSEDAKEVMAHKFFSTINWQDVLQKKLIPPFKPQVTSETDTRYFDVEFTAQTITVTPPDQYESLDPDDTDTRTHFPQFSYSASVRE, from the exons ATGAACGAGGTCAGCGTGGTTAGAGAGGGCTGGCTCCATAAGAGAG GTGAATATATTAAGACCTGGAGGCCGCGATATTTTATCCTGAAGAGTGATGGCTCATTCATTGGCTACAAAGAGAAGCCTGAAACATCTGATCATGGCTTACCACCCCTTAACAACTTCTCAGTGGCGG AGTGCCAGCTCATGAAGACAGAGCGGCCTAGGCCAAACACGTTTGTCATTCGTTGTCTGCAGTGGACCACAGTTATTGAGCGCACCTTTCACGTGGACAGCAATGCGGAGAG AGAGGAGTGGATACGAGCAATACAAGCGGTGGCCAATGGCCTCAAGTCTCAGGAGGAGCCCATGGACATCACCTTTGGCTCCCCCAGTGACAGCAGTGGCTTTGAAAGCATGGAGGCAGCCATCTCTAAATCTCGCACCAAAGTG acaATGAGCGACTTTGACTACCTGAAGCTACTGGGAAAAGGCACATTTGGGAAGGTTATTCTGGTCAAGGAGAAGGCCACCGGCATGTATTACGCAATGAAAATCTTACGCAAGGAAGTCATTATCGCTAAG GACGAAGTGGCACACACAGTAACGGAAAGCAGAGTCCTGCAGAACACAAGGCATCCTTTCCTCACG ACACTAAAGTATGCCTTCCAAACTCACGATCGCCTTTGTTTTGTGATGGAGTATGCCAACGGTGGAGAG CTCTTCTTTCACTTGTCAAGAGATCGAGTGTTTTCGGAGGACAGAGCACGCTTCTACGGTGCTGAGATTGTGTCTGCACTGGAGTATTTGCATTCACGTGATGTGGTCTACAGGGACCTTAAG CTGGAGAATCTCATGCTGGACAAAGATGGCCACATCAAGATAACAGACTTTGGGCTTTGCAAAGAAGGCATCACAAACGAAGCCACAATGAAGACCTTCTGTGGCACCCCAGAATACCTTGCGCCAGAG GTGCTGGAAGATAATGACTATGGCCGTGCAGTGGACTGGTGGGGACTGGGTGTTGTCATGTATGAGATGATGTGTGGCCGGTTACCCTTCTACAACCAGGACCATGAGCGTCTGTTTGAGCTCATCCTCATGGAGGAGATCCGCTTTCCCAGGAATCTGTCACCAGAAGCCAAAGCCCTACTGGCAGGTCTGCTGAAGAAAGACCCCAAGCAGAG GCTCGGGGGCAGCTCAGAAGATGCCAAAGAAGTAATGGCTCACAAGTTCTTCAGCACCATCAACTGGCAAGATGTGCTTCAAAAGAAG CTGATTCCTCCCTTCAAGCCACAGGTGACCTCTGAGACGGACACACGCTACTTCGATGTCGAGTTCACTGCACAGACTATTACAGTCACACCTCCGGATCAAT ACGAGAGTTTGGACCCAGACGACACGGACACTCGCACACATTTCCCACAGTTCTCCTACTCTGCCAGCGTAAGGGAGTGA
- the vaspb gene encoding vasodilator-stimulated phosphoprotein isoform X1 — protein sequence MSESSICQARATVMIYDDAGKKWVPAGTGPQSFSRVQIYHNPTNNAFRVVGRKMQADQQVVINCPIVKGLKYNQATPSFHQWRDARQVWGLNFGSKEDATLFANGMTHALDVLGSVPDAGYSTLTRPVSNGPSPEEIEQRRLEQQRLEQQERERQERERLERERQERERQAAAMVPPAPPLSLGGPPAPPGPPPPPGPPPSGPPPPPGPPPSGGPPPPPAPPLPSSGGGGGGGDGGGGGLAAALAGAKLRKVAKTEESAPAAPAAAAKPDLSRTSASLPSGGGGGGGGGGGGGGLMGEMSAILARRRKAADKGEKAPPKMEEPSNVNDDSDAQGQNEMLRRPWEKTSTIPRSNSTTKSVEPVSSPTPLSRMRGGSQMNTETESSGEESDMERLKQELLEEVRKELQKVKDEIIGAFIQELQKRGST from the exons ATGAG CGAGTCCAGCATCTGCCAGGCGAGAGCCACGGTGATGATTTATGATGACGCCGGTAAGAAGTGGGTCCCGGCAGGAACGGGTCCACAGTCCTTCAGCAGGGTGCAGATCTACCACAACCCCaccaacaatgccttcagagtGGTGGGCCGCAAGATGCAGGCAGACCAGCAG GTGGTGATCAACTGCCCAATTGTGAAGGGTCTAAAGTACAACCAGGCCACACCCAGTTTCCACCAATGGCGTGACGCTCGGCAAGTGTGGGGCCTCAACTTTGGGAGTAAAGAGGACGCCACCCTCTTTGCCAACGGGATGACTCATGCCCTGGATGTGCTGGGTTCGGTGCCAGATGCAG GTTACTCGACACTCACACGCCCGGTCTCAAACGGACCTTCTCCAGAGGAAATTGAACAGCGGAG ATTGGAGCAACAGAggctggagcagcaggagagagaacggCAAGAGAGGGAGCGACTGGAGCGAGAaagacaggagagagagaggcaggctGCTGCCA TGGTTCCACCTGCTCCTCCACTTAGCCTTGGAGGTCCCCCAGCCCCTCCAggtcctccaccaccacctggtCCACCACCAtcaggtcctcctcctcctcctggtccccCTCCTTCTGGTGGTCCACCTCCGCCTCCTGCCCCACCTTTGCCTTCTtctggagggggtggaggtggcggtgatggaggaggaggtgggctGGCTGCCGCTCTGGCTGGAGCCAAACTTCGAAAGGTGGCTAAA ACAGAAGAAAGTGCCCCTGCGGCTCCTGCTGCCGCTGCCAAGCCTGATCTCAGCCGCACCAGTGCTTCGCTGCCgagtggcggcggcggtggcggcggcggtggtggcggGGGCGGAGGCCTGATGGGAGAGATGAGCGCCATCCTGGCAAGACG GAGAAAGGCCGCAGACAAGGGAGAGAAGGCCCCGCCAAAGATGGAGGAGCccagtaatgtaaat GATGATTCTGATGCACAAGGCCAAAATG AAATGCTGAGGAGGCCTTGGGAGAAGACTTCCACTATTCCCAG GAGTAACTCTACAACCAAGAGTGTGGAACCTGTCTCTTCCCCTACCCCCCTGTCAAG AATGAGAGGTGGAAGCCAAATGAACACAGAGACTGAGAGTAGCGGTGAGGAGTCAGACATGGAGCGGCTTAAACAG GAGTTGTTGGAGGAGGTGAGAAAGGAACTGCAGAAAGTCAAAGATGAGATCATTGGAG CGTTCATTCAGGAATTACAGAAGAGAGGCTCCACATAG